The sequence GATACAGTAACCAGTCAAACCATACTCCAGAGCACCTTAACTACTGTATTACAATGAATTTACCGACAATTTGCTATGTACTGACAGCCAGCTTAATCAGTTCGGCCTGTCAATCGACCGACAAACTGACCACTAACACGGCAGACAAACCCCCCCCTGCCGATACCATTCTTATCGCGGAAGCCAGGCTGAACGAAGGCACACGGTTCAATCCGACAGATCAGGCCATTACCCGCGATGATGTAAAAAGCTTTACGGATAATGAACCAGAAAAGCCCGTTTATAAAGCCGATACGCTGGCTGCTACCAACAAGGCATATGTTATCCTGTTTAGCCGGCTCTATTCGAATGAAACCATTGGATGGCTCGTCACCGTCAATCGATCAACTCAACAGCAGCTCGATAAACTGCAAGTGTATTATGACAATGCCGAAGGAATGACACAAACCGAAACCCGGTGGCTTCCGCAACAGCAACGAGCAATTGTAAAAACAGAAACGTATGACGAAGATGGTAAACCCAAAATCGCTACGCTTATCTATCAACTAACACCCGACGACAAGTTTCAACAGACATATCCCAATACCAATAAGTAGTATAACACCATTATGCTGGAAGAGCTATTTTCTCCCCAAAAAACGTTTAAAGTGGCAATCGGTAGCTATGAGGTAAAAATGAGTCACTGGGTCGATCAACCTTATCTGATTCGGGTCAGTGATGACGTTGAGCTGTTTAATCTCAATGGCGATCCCTGGTCGGCATCAGACGTAACGTGGCTCGACGACTCAACCGTCGAAATGCATTTACGCAGATACCCTGGCCATATTTTCTGTTCTGTACAATTAAACGCGTTAACCGACCAGGGATGGGCAAAAGTCCGTCGGGTTTCTTCGCAGGTTCGCTTGCCCAGATACGGAACTGGGTCCTGAACCTTTAACGTAAGCTTTATGAGTAAACAACAAGTACCATGAAAAACTACGTCCTCTTAACCATACAAAACCTTACAGGGCTTTTAGCAAAGTAGCATGACCACAAGGCCACGCTACCTGATTATTTTCTTACTGTTTCCTGCGATTCATCGTGTCTGGACGAGCACCCGATGCCGTTCGGCGTGGCGAAAACTTGGGTTTGACTTTGTGCTCCCCGGCCTGCTTCGCTTTCTTATAGCTGGGAATAGCGTTGTCTTTACTCTCCAGATTATCACTTAACGACGGCTTTGGTATTGGTTTCGAGGAACGCCGGGAGGCATCAGCCGCCGTAGACGTAGAGTTACTTTTCGTTGTCGATTTAGCCGATGTCGCCGTTTGTTTCGATGGCCTGGTGGCCGTTGAAGCGGATACGGATTTCGTCGAGCTACTTTTTGCTGCTTGTGGGGCCGTCTGGGCCAACGTTGTGGCCGTTATCAGTATGGCACCGATCATCAATTTAATCATAACGTTTTACTGGTTTATCTAAACACGACTCTGTTTCAGCTAATTTGTTTGACTGTTTTAGCCAGGGTCTGTTTGGGAATATATGCTCTGTTGCGTTAGCAGTTCACGAATTGATCGTCGGAACAAACCATGTGGTTGCTTTTCGTTACCGAATCGTATCTACACGTGTAGCTCCTCCCCGCCGGAGTGAATCGGGCCGAAGTCGGCGTGGCTTCCGGTCAGGCTTAGTGCGGTTCTTGGGTAAAGTGGTGTCCATGCCCTTTTCCAGTTCTTTCTGCTCCTGGGCACTTACCTTTTTTAGCCTTGGTTTAGGCGGATTGGCCTGCCGATTATCCTCCGTCGATGTAGTCTGTTGTAAGGTCGGCGACTGATTACTTTGCGCGTAGACGCTAGCTGTTAAGCCAGCGCATAACAGGATGGTACTAAACACGATCCGTTTCATAACATTGAGTATTTGTGTCTATACTCAACGAATGCCATACCGAGAAGGTTATTTCACAGGCGGGTTATCTATCAAGTGCTCAGGCTTGCCTTCGGAAACCGGGCCGGGCAAATACCAGCTAGCACTTACCCTCTTCATCTGTTTTTTCTCTGAGCTTAAGCCAGCAGTTGGTTTAGCTTTTTGGGATTAGGTCACGGATGGCTGCTACGCACCATCCAGCAAAGAAAGTTTTCAGGCCTGTATGGAATTTAGGACAGTATTACATCCGTTTTATAGATGTGCAATTAATAGACGGCATCGACAGCATTATATCGTTCAACTAGGTCTATGTTTCTCAAACGGTTTCGTAAATCAAGACTTACTACCGATGCGGAGTATGTTGCGGCTTACCGCGCCACGGGTGATTTATCCGTGCTTGGGGAGTTGTATGAACGACATATGGAACTGGTCTATGCCGTCTGTTATAACTATCTGCGCGACGAAGACGAAGCTAAAGATGCCGTTATGCACCTTTTTGAGCAGTTAATTACGGATCTGCGCAAACATGATGTACAACAGTTTCAGTCGTGGCTACACAGTGTTGCCAGGAACTACTGCCTGATGCAGTTACGCAAAAATCAGGCACACCCGAAAGCAGTTCAGCTAACCGGCCTAACCGCAGACAATGATATGGACGATAATCCGGTTACGGCAACTATAACGGATGAGTCGGACAACCGAACGCTTGATCTTGAAGAAGATCTCAGCCGAATGGAAGCGTGTCTTCAAACGTTACCGAGCGAACAGCGCACATGCCTGACTTTATTTTATCTTGACCAAAAAAGTTATGTGGAAGTCGCTGACCTGACGGGATATGACCTCAAGCAAGTGAAAAGTTATTTGCAAAACGGCCGACGAATGCTGAAACTTTGTATGAGCAAGTAATCTGGAACGCCTGTTTGCCTTACCAACATGAATGACCAATTGACCTTTGACGATTTGCGAGCCTATCAGGCCGGACGGCTGAATGGTCCTGCCCGGCACCGGGTCGAGCGGTTACTGCTCGAAGACCCCTTCTATGCCGATGCCCTGGCCGGTTTAGAAGCGATGCAGCAAACCGCCACACCAACAACACAACAACTAGCGAACCTACGAGATGCGCTTCAAGAGCGTATTCACGCATCGGCGACGAAAAAAAGGCTTTGGCCGCTGTGGATAGCCACAACTTCTGCTGCCATTCTGCTTATGCTGGCCGTAGCCATTTATATCATATTCGTTGTAGCCAAGCATCCGACCAGACAGAAACCGAATAACAAACCTAAAACGACACTACAAATCAGGCACATAAACTCGCAGATGGCACCTCTTCAAGCCTATTCTTATCATTGAAGATAGGCCGATGAGCGAGATCATGTTCGTCAGAAAAGAAAGAAAAAATAGTTTATCGAGTGAAAACGCTCATGAATTTTTACAGTTAATTCTCAATAAAACCCCATCTTAGGTCGGATATGTAAAACCGGAACATAAGAAGTAGTTTAATAGAGTAAAACATTTAGGAAAGTTAGGACGTTAACCCGGCATAACAACTCATTCTATAGTCTATGTTTCGCTCAATTTCGCTACGTTCACTCGCCATTCCATGCGTAGCCCTTTTAACTTGCTTATCAACTACTTACGCACAGCAACGTTTCAGCGCAGGGCCGCGCGTTGGCTTGAATTTATCCACATTGCGGGGTGATGTGGACGGCTACAAAATGACTCCTGGTCTTGTAGCAGGGGCTTTTCTGATGTACAGTTCATTAAATCACTTCGGCATCTCCGCCGACGTATTATATTCTCAGCGCGGTGGTAAATTCACGGGAGTCAACCCAGGAAACGTACCCGTTGAACTGAAACAGCAAATTAATTATCTGGAAATTCCGGTGGCATTACGCTACTTTCTGACATTGAGCGGCAATTTCCGGCCTAATATTTTCTTCGGTCCAACGCTGGCGATACCATTAAGCGCCAAACGAGTCAATCAAAAGATCGGCGGATCAACCCAGCCCGATGTAACGAACTCAGAAGCGTTCAATAATCCCGATCTTGGCTTATTTGCCGGTTTTCAGCTAAACTTCCCTGGTCTGGGTGAACGGCAACGTTTTTTGATCGATGCTCGGTACACCTATGGCCTGGCTGATGTAACAAGCCAGCCAATCTCAGGTGGCATTGGAGGCCAAAACATATACAATTCGACAATTACCTTAACCCTGGGCTATGGTTTTGGTGTTGGTCCTGAATATCGTAGTCGGTATCGGCGGTAGAGCCACCGAAAAAGCATGCCAATAAAAAAGCTTCGCTGTTCAGACAGCGAAGCTTTTTTATTGGCCTTTAGAAAATAGTTATCCGTTAGTACACTTAAAATCACTCCTTTTAATCGAAAAATAAGTACATCAAAAGGCCACTGGATACAATTTTAATCTTTTTTTAATTCGCCGAAATCCATTCAGCCTGTACGAGCGTATAGGCTTTTATTACGTACACGTCTATGAAACTTTTTTCCACAATCAACAGCCATGCTTTATAAAAAATCGCTCCGTTCTCTGATCGGTATGCTAACTCTGGGTACGCTACTGACCCTCAACGCCTGTCAGAATATGCAACCACAGCTAGAGCCGCAAAGTGGCCTCCCTGCTGCCAATGCCCGTCTGTCTGCTGATTTTATGTTTTATGTCTTAACCGACAACAATCAGTTGTTGAAACTAAATACGCAGAACCCTGGTGTCAATCTGGGTACGATCAGTATAACAGGTGTTCAAAACAACGAACGGCTGGTAGCCATTGACTTCCGGCCAGCAACGGGTCAGTTATATGGCGTCAGCAACGGTAGCAGAATTTATGCCATTAATCTGGCCAATGGCGCGGCTACAGCCCTGGGATCAGTCGCATTCTCACCCAGTATTAACGGCGATGTGGTTGGCTTTGATTTTAACCCAACAGTTGATCGAATTCGGCTTGTTACGAATAAAGGGCAGAATTTGCGCTTAAATCCGGAGACAGGAACGGTAATGATTGTTGATGGTTCCATCAATGGTGTAGCCAATGTGGCCGTTTCGGGAGTTGCCTACACCAACAACCGTTCGGGATCTACCACGACAACCTTATATGACATTGACCCCATTACCGACAAGCTGTATCGCCAGGACCCACCCAATAATGGAACGCTGGCAGAGGTCGGTTCACTGGGTATTGACATTGCCGGTACGGGTAGCTTCGACATCGCTCCCGATGGCAGTGCCATTGCAACCTTAATTAGCGGCATTACGCAAGGACTTTATCAGATTGATCTGGCAAGCGGCCGTGCCGAGCGTTTAGGCGACCTGCCAGGCTCAACCAGTATTGTTGGAGTAGCTATTCCAACGGAGCCGGTTGCCTACGCCGTCGATGGTTCCAATGCACTGCATATCTTCAATCCAATGACAGGCTCGTCCGTGACCAAAGCCATTACGGGATTACAAGGCGGTGAGACGTTGTATGGAATTGATTTCAGACCAGCCAATGGGCAGTTATTTGCGCTGGGAAGCACAAGTCGTCTCTATACCATAAACACCTCGAATGGTGCCGCTACAGTAGTAGGTTCAGGGCCATTTACGCCAGCGATTCCAAGTGCAGGAGGTGACTTCGGATTTGATTTCAACCCGACGGTTGACCGTATCCGGCTTGTCGGTTTCAATGGTCAGGATCTGCGGCTCAATCCTAATGATGGAACCGTAGTCGGTGTGGATGGCACATTGGCTTTTGCGTCAGGACAGGGCTCACCAAACGTAACAGCAGCCGCCTATACAAACAACTTCGCAGGCTCAACGGCAACAACCCTTTACGACATTGATACCCGTACAGGCAGTGCCTGGTTAGTGATGCAGACACCTCCCAACAATGGAACGTTGGTGCCAGTTGGTTCGCTTGGTGTTGAGATCGAAGGAGGTAACGGCTTCGATATCGGTGGTACCTCGAACATGGGTTATGCGCTGCTGCGTTCGGGCGGTTCGACTAAAGTCTATACGATCAACCTGTCGTCAGGGGCCGCATCATTCAACGCTAATCTCACAGGCAACCCATCGGTTCGCGGCTTCGCCGTTGGCCTGGGTTTCTAACGACATAATCCAACTATTAATTATCGGCCCAATCTGCGTGAGTAGGTTGGGCTTTTTTGTGCGCAACGTAGGCAGCTTACCAGACAGAGTGTGCGT comes from Spirosoma aureum and encodes:
- a CDS encoding RNA polymerase sigma factor, which encodes MFLKRFRKSRLTTDAEYVAAYRATGDLSVLGELYERHMELVYAVCYNYLRDEDEAKDAVMHLFEQLITDLRKHDVQQFQSWLHSVARNYCLMQLRKNQAHPKAVQLTGLTADNDMDDNPVTATITDESDNRTLDLEEDLSRMEACLQTLPSEQRTCLTLFYLDQKSYVEVADLTGYDLKQVKSYLQNGRRMLKLCMSK
- a CDS encoding porin family protein, translated to MFRSISLRSLAIPCVALLTCLSTTYAQQRFSAGPRVGLNLSTLRGDVDGYKMTPGLVAGAFLMYSSLNHFGISADVLYSQRGGKFTGVNPGNVPVELKQQINYLEIPVALRYFLTLSGNFRPNIFFGPTLAIPLSAKRVNQKIGGSTQPDVTNSEAFNNPDLGLFAGFQLNFPGLGERQRFLIDARYTYGLADVTSQPISGGIGGQNIYNSTITLTLGYGFGVGPEYRSRYRR
- a CDS encoding DUF4394 domain-containing protein; its protein translation is MLYKKSLRSLIGMLTLGTLLTLNACQNMQPQLEPQSGLPAANARLSADFMFYVLTDNNQLLKLNTQNPGVNLGTISITGVQNNERLVAIDFRPATGQLYGVSNGSRIYAINLANGAATALGSVAFSPSINGDVVGFDFNPTVDRIRLVTNKGQNLRLNPETGTVMIVDGSINGVANVAVSGVAYTNNRSGSTTTTLYDIDPITDKLYRQDPPNNGTLAEVGSLGIDIAGTGSFDIAPDGSAIATLISGITQGLYQIDLASGRAERLGDLPGSTSIVGVAIPTEPVAYAVDGSNALHIFNPMTGSSVTKAITGLQGGETLYGIDFRPANGQLFALGSTSRLYTINTSNGAATVVGSGPFTPAIPSAGGDFGFDFNPTVDRIRLVGFNGQDLRLNPNDGTVVGVDGTLAFASGQGSPNVTAAAYTNNFAGSTATTLYDIDTRTGSAWLVMQTPPNNGTLVPVGSLGVEIEGGNGFDIGGTSNMGYALLRSGGSTKVYTINLSSGAASFNANLTGNPSVRGFAVGLGF